In one Rutidosis leptorrhynchoides isolate AG116_Rl617_1_P2 chromosome 8, CSIRO_AGI_Rlap_v1, whole genome shotgun sequence genomic region, the following are encoded:
- the LOC139864336 gene encoding uncharacterized protein, with amino-acid sequence MPPKKGQRRLVVDQNTREQAVRDDSLEIKTSLLSSGQLSARNTLRCRHLLAGSSSERHFLIPSDDLPSNTSGFENIGPSTSVSKPLENTTICRSPICHDIGLFNSDGVSSFYKDLGDCNNVCNNCDANFWYEERVAWTSRVNDLRYQGCCSQGRVWVPKEPDPPEIMKELMTNTHFLENIRAYNQMFSMTSFGAKVDDSINTGRSPYVFRISGQIYHWIGSMCPSEGEPPRFLQMYVYDTEHEVENRLSHFGGIADERLSADVVTTLITVLDEHNHLVKLFRTARDKLADVDVPLFRVKLFSVVGNRQYDLSTGETVGTIIFDSGPKTVGDYDVIVEQTGGIPQNKEQETHVTYNEHVLCQLHERQSLYSLLLHSGRLFQQYIVGAYCCIELNRIDYIRNNQQDIRNEYLSGLHDAIDRGDYSGSDVGSRVILPSSFTGGPRYIYSHYLDALAICRVIGNPQFFITFTCNPKWPEIRRFLDFYPYLTPADRADIVSRLFHMRVK; translated from the exons ATGCCACCTAAAAAAGGCCAAAGGCGATTAGTAGTTGATCAAAACACTCGAGAACAGGCTGTTAGAGATGATAGTTTAGAGATAAAGACGTCTCTGCTCTCTTCAGGACAGTTATCGGCTAGAAATACGCTACGCTGTCGTCATCTACTAGCCGGTTCATCTTCCGAACGGCATTTTTTAATCCCTTCTGATGATCTTCCGTCTAATACATCGGGATTTGAGAATATTGGTCCCTCTACTTCGG TTTCAAAGCCTCTTGAAAATACAACGATTTGCAGATCGCCCATATGTCATGACATTGGCCTATTTAACTCAGATG GCGTGTCTTCCTTTTATAAAGATTTGGGCGACTGTAATAATGTTTGCAATAATTGCGATGCAAACTTTTGGTACGAGGAACGAGTTGCGTGGACATCCCGAGTAAATGATTTACGTTACCAAGGATGTTGTTCTCAAGGTCGCGTGTGGGTGCCAAAGGAACCGGACCCACCTGAAATTATGAAAGAATTAATGACTAATACTCATTTTTTAGAGAACATACGCGCGTATAATCAAATGTTTAGCATGACTTCATTTGGTGCTAAGGTCGACGATTCGATTAATACTGGTCGTTCTCCTTATGTGTTTAGGATTTCTGGTCAAATTTATCATTGGATCGGATCCATGTGTCCGTCAGAAGGTGAACCTCCAAGATTCTTGCAAATGTATGTATATGATACAGAACATGAAGTCGAAAACAGACTGTCTCATTTCGGAGGTATCGCGGATGAACGACTCTCAGCTGATGTCGTCACAACATTGATCACTGTATTAGATGAACATAATCATTTAGTTAAATTGTTTAGAACAGCTAGAGATAAACTAGCGGATGTTGATGTTCCTTTGTTCCGTGTGAAATTATTCTCAGTTGTAGGTAATAGACAGTACGATTTGTCGACAGGTGAGACAGTTGGTACAATTATATTTGATAGTGGTCCTAAAACTGTCGGTGACTACGATGTTATTGTCGAGCAGACGGGTGGAATACCACA GAACAAAGAGCAGGAAACGCACGTGACTTACAATGAACATGTATTATGCCAGCTTCACGAAAGGCAGTCCCTATACAGTTTGCTCCTACATTCCGGTCGTCTTTTCCAACAATATATTGTTGGTGCATACTGTTGTATTGAACTCAACAGAATTGATTACATTAGAAATAATCAACAAGATATCCGGAATGAATATCTAAGTGGTCTTCACGACGCAATCGATAGAGGTGATTACAGTGGGTCCGATGTAGGCTCACGTGTTATATTACCTTCATCGTTCACCGGCGGTCCACGCTACATATATAGCCATTACCTAGATGCGCTAGCTATATGCCGTGTTATCGGAAATCCTCAATTTTTTATCACTTTCACATGTAACCCAAAGTGGCCCGAAATTCGCAGGTTCTTGGATTTCTACCCCTATCTAACACCTGCGGACCGTGCTGATATTGTTTCCCGTCTTTTCCATATGCGGGTTAAATAA
- the LOC139864335 gene encoding uncharacterized protein, with product MTMLTKWLTYNTEHSDGSHLTYIDFPSEFYWQSDAKIWKKRSPNGKGAIGRLSYIHPSAGEVFFLRMLLCHKKGSTNFVDLRTVNNIVYDTYRVACEAMGLLGNDKKWETAIEEANATATAAQIRSLFSYILVFCDVSNPVNL from the coding sequence ATGACAATGCTAACTAAATGGTTGACCTATAACACTGAGCATTCAGACGGTTCACACCTTACTTATATTGATTTCCCAAGTGAATTCTATTGGCAATCTGATGCTAAAATATGGAAAAAAAGATCACCTAATGGAAAAGGAGCAATTGGCCGTTTATCTTATATACACCCTTCTGCAGGTGAGGTATTTTTTTTACGTATGCTTCTCTGTCACAAAAAAGGCTCAACTAACTTTGTTGACCTACGAACCGTCAACAATATAGTGTATGATACATACCGAGTAGCGTGTGAGGCTATGGGTCTGTTAGGTAACGATAAAAAATGGGAAACAGCTATCGAAGAAGCAAATGCTACTGCAACCGCTGCTCAAATAAGATCTCTTTTTAGTTATATCTTAGTCTTTTGCGACGTTTCAAATCCAGTAAATCTATAG